The Glycine soja cultivar W05 chromosome 8, ASM419377v2, whole genome shotgun sequence genome has a window encoding:
- the LOC114423776 gene encoding probable pectate lyase 8: MKLLSPKLFTLAILLAAALVLASADAVSDNEMQKHEATESRDVVEEKLRVQSLKNSSMAERSGGALNEHAVDNPEEIASMVDESIRNYTARRNLNFFSCGTGNPIDDCWRCDKRWYARRKRLANCGIGFGRNAIGGRDGRYYVVSDPNDDDPVNPKPGTLRHAVIQDRPLWIVFKRDMVITLKQELIMNSFKTIDGRGVNVHIAYGACITIQFVTNVIIHGLHIHDCKVTGNAMVRSSPSHYGWRTLADGDGISIFGSSHIWIDHNSLSSCADGLVDAVMGSTAITISNNYFTHHNEVMLLGHSDSYVRDKQMQVTIAYNHFGEGLIQRMPRCRHGYFHVVNNDYTHWVMYAIGGSANPTINSQGNRYLAPLNPFAKEVTKRVDTGSSVWKSWNWRSEGDLLLNGAFFTSSGAGAAASYARASSLGAKSSSLVGTITSGAGVLKCRRGVMC; this comes from the exons ATGAAGCTGCTCTCTCCAAAATTGTTCACTCTCGCCATTCTGCTCGCGGCGGCGCTGGTTTTAGCTTCCGCCGACGCAGTCAGTGACAATGAGATGCAGAAACATGAAGCCACGGAATCAAG GGACGTGGTTGAAGAGAAGTTGCGAGTGCAGAGCTTGAAGAATTCGTCAATGGCAGAAAG GTCAGGGGGTgctttaaatgaacatgcagttGATAATCCAGAGGAGATTGCTTCCATGGTTGATGA GAGCATACGCAATTACACAGCTCGAAGGAACCTGAACTTCTTCTCATGCGGGACCGGGAACCCAATCGACGACTGCTGGCGGTGCGACAAGCGGTGGTACGCCCGCCGCAAGCGCCTAGCCAACTGCGGCATCGGCTTCGGCCGCAACGCCATCGGTGGCCGCGACGGGCGGTACTACGTGGTGTCGGACCCTAACGACGACGACCCAGTAAACCCCAAACCCGGTACCCTCCGCCACGCCGTGATCCAGGACCGCCCCCTCTGGATCGTGTTCAAGCGCGACATGGTCATAACCCTAAAGCAAGAACTCATCATGAACAGCTTCAAGACCATCGACGGCCGTGGCGTGAACGTCCACATCGCTTACGGTGCGTGCATCACCATACAGTTCGTCACCAACGTGATCATCCACGGGTTGCATATTCACGACTGCAAGGTAACTGGTAACGCAATGGTTCGGAGCTCTCCCTCGCATTATGGGTGGAGGACTCTTGCTGATGGCGATGGGATCTCCATCTTTGGCTCGAGTCACATTTGGATTGATCATAACTCGCTGTCGAGTTGCGCTGATGGGCTTGTGGATGCTGTTATGGGGTCCACTGCTATTACTATTTCCAACAACTACTTCACTCACCACAACGAG GTTATGCTACTGGGTCACAGTGACTCTTATGTCCGTGACAAGCAAATGCAAGTAACCATTGCTTACAACCATTTTGGGGAGGGTCTTATCCAAAGAATGCCCAG GTGCAGACATGGGTATTTCCACGTGGTTAACAATGACTATACCCACTGGGTAATGTATGCAATTGGAGGCAGTGCTAATCCCACAATTAACAGCCAGGGTAACAGATACCTCGCTCCTCTGAACCCTTTTGCTAAAGAG GTGACAAAGAGAGTGGATACAGGGTCATCCGTATGGAAAAGTTGGAATTGGAGATCTGAAGGGGACCTTTTGCTCAATGGAGCCTTTTTTACTTCATCAGGAGCAGGAGCTGCAGCAAGCTATGCTAGAGCCTCAAGTTTGGGGGCTAAAT